One Streptococcus sp. S1 DNA window includes the following coding sequences:
- a CDS encoding ABC transporter ATP-binding protein, whose protein sequence is MAIIALENIRKSYADGSQMHHVLNQLNLSVDPNEFVAILGPSGSGKSTLLAIAGLLLSADEGRISIAGQDLTGLNQGQWTQKRLELLGFIFQDHQLLSYMKIGDQLELVAKLKGEKDKKKRQEEVKALLADLGIEACYHQYPNQMSGGQKQRAAIARAFIGNPQVILADEPTASLDPDRGQEIAQLIRKEVKSKNKSAIMVTHDRSILTYVDTIYELKHGQLLKVEKVD, encoded by the coding sequence ATGGCCATTATTGCATTAGAAAATATCAGAAAATCCTACGCCGATGGCAGCCAGATGCACCATGTCCTCAACCAACTTAATTTAAGCGTCGACCCCAACGAATTTGTCGCGATCTTGGGCCCTTCAGGATCAGGTAAATCCACTCTCTTAGCTATCGCTGGTTTACTCTTGTCAGCAGACGAGGGGCGGATTTCTATCGCTGGCCAAGACTTGACCGGCCTCAACCAAGGCCAGTGGACGCAAAAACGCCTGGAATTGCTTGGCTTCATCTTTCAAGATCACCAGCTCCTCTCCTATATGAAAATCGGCGATCAGTTAGAGCTGGTGGCCAAATTGAAGGGGGAAAAGGACAAGAAAAAACGCCAAGAGGAAGTCAAAGCCTTGTTGGCAGATCTGGGCATCGAAGCTTGTTACCACCAATACCCGAATCAGATGTCCGGTGGGCAAAAACAACGTGCAGCCATTGCTCGGGCCTTTATCGGAAATCCGCAGGTCATCTTAGCCGATGAACCAACGGCTAGCCTAGACCCGGATCGAGGGCAAGAAATCGCCCAGTTGATCCGGAAAGAAGTCAAATCCAAAAACAAGAGCGCCATCATGGTCACCCATGACCGCTCCATCCTGACCTATGTGGATACCATTTATGAATTAAAACATGGCCAATTGCTAAAGGTCGAAAAAGTTGATTAA
- a CDS encoding FAD-dependent oxidoreductase, which produces MKIIIVGGVAGGMSAATRLRRLMEDAEIIIFEKGPFVSFANCGLPYYVSGEIANRDSLLVQTPESLKARFNLDVRPFHEVIQLSPEEHTVTVRHDGQEFTEIYDKLILSPGAKPFVPTIEGLAEAKNAYTLRNVPDLDEIMAALDNHPKEAVVIGAGFIGLEMAENLSKRGLQVTIIEKAPHVLPPLDQEMVAFVQAELLANGVRVITSQSATRFEDQGKIIILENGQKITSDLTILSVGVEPENRLAKAAGIELGLRGGILVDEHYETSQKDIFAVGDAIVVKQEITGQDALISLASPANRQGRQVADVIAGLGRTNKGSIGTAIVRAFDMTAASTGLSERILSMNQFPYKALHVSGKDHAGYYPGATEMTLKLLFDPTTGKIYGAQGVGKKGVDKRIDILATAIKGNLTVFDLPELEFTYAPPFGSAKDLVNMLGYAALNLIEGLSDNVQWYQLEDELAKGKKFLDVRTSSEFQSGRLKVDTIHIPLNELRERLDELDKNQNYIVSCHSGLRSYIAERILKQAGFTVQNLDGAYSLYKMANPEGVEYGN; this is translated from the coding sequence ATGAAAATTATCATTGTCGGAGGAGTTGCAGGCGGTATGTCAGCAGCAACCCGTCTCAGACGTCTCATGGAAGACGCTGAGATCATTATTTTTGAGAAAGGGCCCTTTGTTTCCTTTGCCAACTGTGGCCTTCCTTACTATGTTTCAGGAGAAATTGCAAACCGTGATAGTTTATTGGTCCAAACTCCTGAAAGTCTCAAGGCACGCTTTAACCTCGATGTGCGACCATTTCACGAGGTTATCCAGCTTTCCCCAGAAGAACACACTGTGACTGTACGACACGATGGACAGGAATTCACAGAAATCTACGACAAGCTGATCCTATCTCCAGGGGCTAAACCATTTGTTCCTACCATTGAAGGCTTGGCAGAAGCTAAAAATGCCTATACACTCCGCAATGTTCCCGATCTTGACGAGATTATGGCAGCCTTGGACAATCATCCAAAAGAAGCTGTCGTTATCGGTGCAGGCTTTATCGGGCTTGAAATGGCTGAAAACTTGTCGAAACGGGGATTGCAAGTCACCATCATTGAGAAAGCACCCCATGTCTTGCCACCATTAGATCAAGAAATGGTAGCCTTTGTCCAAGCAGAATTACTGGCAAACGGTGTCCGTGTTATCACTTCTCAATCTGCGACTCGATTTGAAGACCAAGGAAAAATCATCATTCTCGAAAACGGTCAAAAGATCACTTCTGACCTCACTATCCTTTCTGTCGGTGTTGAACCTGAAAACAGACTGGCCAAAGCTGCGGGGATTGAGCTGGGACTTCGCGGTGGGATCCTGGTCGATGAACATTACGAAACCAGTCAAAAAGATATTTTTGCAGTTGGGGATGCCATCGTCGTCAAGCAAGAGATTACAGGTCAAGATGCTCTCATCTCTCTCGCTTCTCCTGCCAATCGTCAGGGCCGCCAAGTGGCGGACGTCATCGCAGGACTCGGTCGTACAAACAAGGGCAGTATCGGCACTGCTATCGTTCGTGCCTTTGATATGACAGCTGCTTCGACTGGTCTCAGCGAGCGTATCCTTAGCATGAATCAATTTCCTTACAAGGCGCTTCATGTCAGCGGTAAAGACCACGCCGGTTATTATCCTGGCGCTACTGAGATGACCTTGAAGCTCCTCTTCGACCCAACCACTGGAAAAATCTATGGTGCCCAAGGAGTTGGGAAGAAAGGTGTTGACAAGCGAATTGATATCCTAGCAACTGCTATCAAGGGAAATCTCACCGTCTTTGACTTACCAGAGTTAGAGTTTACCTATGCGCCACCTTTTGGATCTGCCAAGGATCTCGTCAATATGCTGGGTTACGCAGCCTTGAACCTTATCGAAGGTCTCAGCGACAACGTTCAATGGTACCAGCTCGAAGACGAACTGGCTAAGGGAAAGAAATTTCTAGATGTACGGACAAGTAGCGAATTCCAGAGTGGTCGACTCAAAGTCGATACCATTCATATTCCCCTAAACGAATTACGGGAACGCTTGGATGAACTAGACAAAAATCAAAACTACATCGTCAGCTGCCACAGTGGTTTACGCAGCTATATCGCAGAGCGTATCCTCAAGCAAGCAGGATTTACCGTCCAAAACCTTGACGGCGCTTATTCACTATACAAAATGGCTAACCCAGAAGGAGTAGAATATGGTAACTAA
- a CDS encoding sensor histidine kinase gives MTKRSIFAKIFLITFALFSGLVILLHASVYFIFPSTYIESQRQTILKKSQALAKSFQGQEEGTIESVIDLYSKTNDIKVSIKGKEKQNALEVKDDLLLNPNSQNNSLVIEERKIETKEGKDLTLQFLATVDSQKEARDISLGFLPYSLLASFVLSLLASYLYARLISAPILEIKQMTKRMKRLDRTASLPIHSQDEIGVLKQQINDLYHHLLEVIDNLEQQKQENLKLEQMKVEFLRGASHELKTPLASLKIILENMRDKIGRYKDRDRYLSVSLDIVDEMNQIVLEILSLSSVQELAGDKEWIQLDQVLEQILDQYKVLAQSRSLTIDNQIPAKPVYMDPAILKLVLSNVISNAVKHSDAGGEIQLRLEEEGTHLAVENTSQEMVETAEMPMTASRQKKEGGLGLFVVQHLLDHEELAYQFDKTAMGLRFRMELPKDP, from the coding sequence CTTTTTAGTGGCTTAGTCATCCTTCTACATGCTTCGGTTTACTTTATTTTCCCCTCGACCTATATCGAGTCTCAGCGCCAGACGATTTTGAAGAAATCACAGGCCCTGGCCAAGAGTTTCCAGGGTCAGGAAGAAGGAACCATTGAGTCGGTCATCGACCTTTATTCCAAGACCAATGATATCAAGGTCTCAATTAAGGGCAAGGAAAAACAAAATGCCCTAGAGGTCAAGGATGACTTGCTCCTGAACCCTAACAGCCAGAACAATTCCTTGGTCATTGAAGAGCGAAAGATTGAGACCAAAGAGGGGAAGGACTTGACCTTGCAATTCTTAGCAACTGTCGATTCCCAAAAGGAAGCGCGGGACATCAGTTTGGGCTTCCTTCCCTATAGTCTTCTGGCTTCCTTTGTCCTGTCACTGCTTGCCTCTTATCTCTATGCCCGCCTGATTTCTGCTCCGATCCTTGAGATCAAGCAGATGACCAAGCGGATGAAGCGCTTGGATCGGACAGCTAGTCTTCCCATTCATTCGCAGGATGAGATCGGTGTTCTTAAGCAACAGATCAACGACCTCTATCACCATCTTCTAGAAGTGATCGACAATCTAGAGCAGCAAAAACAAGAAAATCTGAAGTTGGAGCAGATGAAGGTCGAATTCCTACGTGGAGCCTCACATGAGCTCAAGACGCCTCTAGCCAGCTTGAAGATTATCCTTGAAAATATGCGGGATAAGATCGGCCGCTACAAGGATCGGGACCGCTACCTGTCGGTCTCCCTCGATATCGTCGATGAGATGAACCAGATCGTCCTAGAAATCCTGTCCCTGTCCTCTGTCCAAGAATTGGCTGGAGACAAGGAGTGGATCCAGCTGGATCAGGTCTTAGAGCAGATCCTCGACCAGTACAAGGTCTTGGCGCAATCTCGCTCGCTCACGATTGACAATCAGATCCCAGCCAAACCAGTCTATATGGACCCAGCGATTCTGAAATTGGTCCTCTCAAATGTCATCAGCAATGCCGTTAAGCATTCGGATGCCGGTGGAGAGATCCAGCTCCGCCTCGAAGAGGAAGGGACGCACTTGGCGGTTGAAAATACCAGCCAGGAAATGGTAGAGACCGCTGAAATGCCAATGACCGCTAGCCGTCAGAAGAAGGAAGGCGGCTTGGGACTCTTCGTGGTCCAACACTTGCTAGACCATGAAGAACTGGCCTACCAATTTGACAAAACGGCTATGGGCTTACGCTTCCGTATGGAACTGCCCAAAGATCCGTAA
- a CDS encoding HAD family hydrolase, with product MEAVIFDLDGLLADTEIISLKVYQELLRDFGIPFTEETYSRDYSGHREEENVQRFLDTYDLPWNFDQTLAKVYELEAQILAQGVHLKKGAKNLLTFLKTEGIPIALATSSVESRARMILDSNGILSLFDHLVFAKDVKRSKPYPDIFLKACSDLNALPENCLVLEDSEAGIEAAYRAGIPVICVPDLKVPAQSFLTKAEQVFQDLDAVRDYLKRKKENQ from the coding sequence ATGGAAGCTGTAATATTTGATTTAGATGGCTTATTAGCCGATACGGAAATCATTTCTCTAAAAGTTTATCAAGAATTGCTTAGAGATTTTGGAATTCCTTTCACAGAAGAAACTTATTCTAGAGACTACAGTGGACATAGGGAAGAGGAGAATGTTCAACGTTTTTTGGATACCTATGATTTACCATGGAACTTTGACCAAACCTTGGCTAAAGTCTATGAACTGGAAGCTCAAATCTTAGCCCAAGGTGTTCATTTAAAAAAAGGTGCTAAGAATTTACTTACTTTTTTGAAAACAGAGGGTATCCCAATCGCTCTAGCAACTTCAAGTGTTGAATCTCGGGCTAGAATGATCTTGGATAGCAATGGGATCCTGTCCCTATTTGACCATCTAGTTTTTGCAAAAGATGTCAAACGAAGTAAACCTTACCCAGATATATTTTTAAAGGCTTGTAGCGATTTGAATGCTTTACCAGAAAATTGCTTAGTGCTAGAGGATAGTGAGGCAGGGATTGAAGCAGCCTATAGGGCTGGAATACCAGTCATATGTGTTCCAGATTTAAAAGTACCAGCACAGTCTTTCTTAACTAAAGCAGAACAAGTTTTCCAGGATTTGGATGCTGTCAGAGACTATTTAAAACGTAAGAAGGAGAATCAATGA
- a CDS encoding glycosyltransferase: MGKMKKIMAAVLLSLSLVLIAACGTSSAKLEGEWKVQTGDKKNGVLVFTKDTVTVDGEEYPYKQKSIEKKGNLVYYKIEQHGESYSVIFPDPDRNIAIMIQPSSEKDDLSGLLLYAMNKKEQPSYEDYAKKYLK, translated from the coding sequence ATGGGTAAAATGAAAAAAATAATGGCTGCGGTTCTTCTGTCTCTTTCTTTGGTTCTGATAGCGGCTTGTGGTACGTCTTCGGCTAAGCTTGAAGGGGAATGGAAAGTCCAAACAGGCGATAAGAAAAATGGTGTGCTGGTCTTTACTAAAGACACTGTGACAGTAGACGGAGAAGAATATCCCTATAAACAAAAGTCTATTGAGAAAAAAGGGAATCTTGTATACTACAAAATCGAGCAACATGGTGAGTCTTATTCTGTGATTTTCCCAGATCCGGATAGAAATATTGCCATCATGATCCAACCGAGTTCAGAAAAGGATGATTTGAGCGGACTCTTGCTGTATGCGATGAATAAAAAAGAGCAACCAAGCTACGAAGACTATGCCAAGAAATACTTGAAATAG
- a CDS encoding galactokinase — MNTQELREAFQTVFGAEADHTFFSPGRINLIGEHTDYNGGHVFPAAITLGTYGAARKREDKVLRFFSGNFEDKGIIEVPLENLHFEKEHNWTNYPKGVLHFLQEAGHVIDSGMDVYVYGNIPNGSGLSSSASLELLIGVIAEKLYDLQLDRLDLVKIGKQTENHFIGVNSGIMDQFAIGMGADQRAIYLDTNTLEYDLVPLDLKDNVVVIMNTNKRRELADSKYNERRSECETAVSELQEKLDIQTLGELDLWSFDAYSYLIKDENRIKRARHAVLENQRTLQARKALEAGDLEGFGRLMNASHVSLEHDYEVTGLELDTLVHTAWEQEGVLGARMTGAGFGGCAIALVNKDKVEAFEEAVGKRYEEVVGYAPSFYIAEVAAGTRVLD, encoded by the coding sequence ATGAATACTCAAGAACTTCGGGAAGCTTTTCAAACAGTCTTTGGAGCAGAAGCAGATCACACTTTCTTTTCACCAGGACGGATCAATCTGATCGGTGAACACACTGACTATAATGGTGGGCATGTCTTCCCAGCAGCCATCACTCTTGGTACCTATGGAGCGGCAAGAAAGCGTGAGGATAAGGTCTTGCGTTTCTTCTCAGGAAACTTTGAAGACAAGGGGATCATTGAAGTTCCACTTGAAAACCTCCACTTTGAAAAAGAGCACAACTGGACCAACTATCCAAAAGGCGTGCTCCACTTCTTGCAAGAAGCGGGTCATGTCATTGATAGCGGTATGGATGTCTATGTCTACGGCAATATTCCAAACGGATCCGGTCTTTCTTCTTCAGCATCGCTTGAGCTCTTGATTGGCGTCATTGCTGAGAAACTATATGATCTTCAGTTAGACCGTCTAGATTTGGTCAAGATCGGGAAACAAACCGAAAATCACTTCATCGGAGTTAACTCTGGGATCATGGACCAATTTGCCATCGGTATGGGGGCTGATCAACGGGCTATTTATCTCGATACCAACACCCTAGAGTATGATTTGGTACCGCTGGACCTCAAAGACAATGTCGTGGTCATCATGAACACCAACAAACGCCGGGAATTAGCGGATTCAAAATACAATGAACGTCGTTCAGAATGTGAAACCGCCGTCTCTGAACTCCAAGAAAAATTGGATATCCAAACCTTAGGGGAATTGGATCTCTGGTCTTTTGATGCCTACAGCTACTTAATCAAGGATGAAAATCGCATCAAACGGGCTCGTCATGCTGTACTTGAAAACCAACGGACTCTCCAAGCACGTAAGGCACTTGAAGCAGGTGATTTGGAAGGCTTTGGCCGTCTCATGAATGCTTCCCACGTATCCTTGGAGCATGACTACGAAGTGACTGGTCTAGAATTAGATACTTTGGTGCATACAGCCTGGGAACAAGAAGGCGTCTTGGGCGCTCGTATGACAGGAGCAGGCTTTGGTGGTTGCGCCATCGCCCTTGTAAACAAAGATAAAGTTGAAGCATTTGAAGAAGCTGTCGGCAAACGCTATGAAGAAGTCGTTGGCTATGCGCCTAGCTTTTATATTGCAGAAGTTGCGGCAGGGACACGAGTTTTAGACTAG
- a CDS encoding metal-sensitive transcriptional regulator produces the protein MTKSKYITRLKRSEGQLRGIQKMMEEERDCVDIITQLTAVRSSVDRIIELMITENLTACINEPLGDPQAQKERLEKAVKYLIKRK, from the coding sequence ATGACAAAATCAAAGTACATTACACGCCTCAAACGCTCAGAAGGTCAATTGCGGGGTATCCAAAAAATGATGGAGGAAGAGCGGGATTGTGTCGATATCATCACCCAATTAACAGCAGTTCGTTCAAGCGTTGATCGTATTATTGAGTTGATGATAACCGAGAATTTAACAGCTTGTATTAATGAACCTTTAGGCGACCCTCAAGCGCAGAAGGAAAGATTGGAAAAGGCAGTTAAATACTTGATTAAACGGAAGTAA
- a CDS encoding rhodanese-like domain-containing protein, whose protein sequence is MFHLFTKIDSISTSELEAKLKEPIQLLDVRTPTEFRRGHIKNAKNVPLTEIGSYKPTTKETLYVICHSGVRSKMAAKKLKKKGYDVINVRGGMSAWTGKVI, encoded by the coding sequence ATGTTTCACTTATTTACAAAAATTGATAGTATTTCTACTAGCGAATTAGAAGCTAAACTAAAGGAACCTATTCAGCTACTGGACGTTCGAACGCCTACAGAATTCCGTAGAGGCCATATCAAAAATGCAAAAAATGTCCCCCTAACTGAAATCGGTTCTTATAAGCCCACGACAAAAGAAACACTCTATGTCATTTGTCATTCTGGTGTGCGTAGTAAGATGGCTGCTAAAAAGCTAAAGAAAAAAGGCTATGATGTCATCAATGTCCGAGGTGGTATGAGCGCTTGGACAGGTAAGGTCATCTAA
- a CDS encoding rhodanese-like domain-containing protein, producing the protein MVTNISMADFYEKYQNENLDLIDVREVHEFQAGHAPGAKNLPLSTLEQGYKELKPDHEYHVICQGGARSASACQFLSAQGLTVTNVEGGMNAWPGDVE; encoded by the coding sequence ATGGTAACTAATATCAGCATGGCTGACTTTTATGAAAAATATCAAAATGAAAATCTAGATCTTATCGATGTCCGTGAAGTACATGAATTCCAAGCAGGACATGCACCAGGTGCCAAAAATCTTCCGTTAAGTACCTTGGAGCAAGGCTACAAAGAACTCAAACCTGACCATGAATACCATGTCATCTGTCAAGGTGGAGCGCGTTCTGCCTCTGCCTGTCAATTTCTCAGCGCCCAAGGCCTCACCGTTACCAATGTAGAAGGTGGTATGAATGCCTGGCCCGGTGATGTAGAATAA
- the birA gene encoding bifunctional biotin--[acetyl-CoA-carboxylase] ligase/biotin operon repressor BirA has translation MKTHEILFQTLSQADDYVNGEQLAKELGVSRTSIWKAIQRLEKDGVVIESLKKKGYKLVSGDILLPEVIASNTQLTVSLNEQCSSTQLDAKLGIETHQEGKALYLANSQAAGKGRFGRDYYCPDQGGIYMSLHLKPQLPPAELPPYTLMVAGAIYKAIKNLTLIDIDIKWVNDIYYRHKKIGGILTEAITSIETGLVTDVIIGVGLNLAISTFPDELESKAGSLFEGPCPITRNDLISEIWKEFFQTDVDELVYLYKERSLVLGRTVTFEQNQQTYPGLAKDISDTGQLLVQLENQEEIWLNSGEISLTKW, from the coding sequence ATGAAAACACACGAAATCCTCTTTCAAACCCTTTCTCAGGCAGATGATTATGTCAACGGGGAGCAGCTGGCAAAAGAACTAGGTGTTTCCCGCACCTCTATCTGGAAGGCTATTCAGCGTCTGGAAAAAGATGGGGTCGTCATCGAATCCCTCAAAAAGAAGGGCTACAAATTGGTCTCAGGCGATATTCTGCTTCCTGAGGTGATCGCAAGCAATACCCAATTGACCGTTTCCTTAAACGAACAATGTAGCTCCACCCAATTGGACGCCAAATTAGGCATAGAAACCCATCAAGAAGGCAAGGCGCTCTACCTAGCCAATTCGCAGGCTGCTGGAAAAGGCCGCTTTGGTCGGGACTACTACTGCCCCGATCAAGGGGGCATCTACATGTCCCTTCATCTCAAGCCTCAACTGCCCCCTGCAGAGCTCCCTCCTTATACCCTCATGGTCGCTGGAGCCATCTACAAGGCTATTAAAAACTTGACCCTGATCGATATCGATATCAAGTGGGTCAATGATATTTACTACCGCCATAAAAAAATTGGGGGAATCCTTACCGAAGCTATCACGTCGATTGAGACTGGTCTCGTCACGGATGTCATTATAGGAGTCGGTCTTAATTTGGCTATCTCTACTTTTCCAGATGAGCTAGAAAGCAAGGCTGGTTCCTTATTTGAAGGGCCTTGTCCCATCACCCGCAATGACCTCATCAGTGAGATCTGGAAGGAATTCTTCCAAACGGATGTCGATGAACTGGTCTACCTCTATAAAGAGCGCTCCCTGGTCCTAGGACGAACCGTTACTTTTGAGCAGAACCAACAGACCTATCCAGGCCTCGCCAAAGATATCTCTGATACCGGCCAACTCTTGGTCCAATTAGAAAATCAAGAAGAAATCTGGCTCAATAGCGGAGAAATCTCCTTGACAAAATGGTGA
- a CDS encoding ABC transporter permease, whose product MKIAWNEIKYQPKKFILIELLITILMFMVVFLSGLTNGLGRSVSAQIDNYGALHYILSTDSEGIIPFSTITAKDLEEIQKIEGMDYSGLSIQRATVSKSEDSNTLDITYFATDHNEKEILNPIMEDTDLKISDLQKNEVILDHSFKEDEGIQVGDHVIDKTSKQKLKVVAFAKNAKYGYSEIGFISSETYTGMRQKTDPSYQWQAQTLVTKKSITSSDLSSNLMVADKKQVIDKIPGYKAQNLTLRMITWVLLLASSAILGVFFYILTLQKLKQFGVLKAIGMSMSQITYVQLSQLTIISLIGVLLGLGLATIMAPFLPNSVPSFMTLKDNLTISLSFILTSILCGALSLVKIKKVDPIEVIGGNGE is encoded by the coding sequence ATGAAAATTGCATGGAATGAAATCAAATACCAACCCAAGAAGTTTATCCTGATTGAACTTCTTATTACCATTCTCATGTTTATGGTGGTGTTTTTGTCCGGACTGACAAATGGACTGGGCCGGTCGGTATCGGCCCAAATCGATAACTATGGGGCCCTGCACTACATCCTTTCGACGGATTCAGAAGGGATTATCCCCTTTTCAACCATTACGGCGAAAGATTTAGAAGAGATTCAAAAGATAGAGGGAATGGACTATTCTGGCTTGTCGATCCAGCGAGCAACCGTCTCAAAATCAGAGGATTCCAATACCCTGGATATCACCTACTTCGCGACCGATCACAATGAAAAAGAGATCCTCAATCCAATTATGGAGGATACCGACCTCAAGATCTCCGACTTACAGAAAAACGAGGTCATTCTGGACCATTCTTTCAAAGAGGATGAGGGGATCCAAGTCGGTGATCACGTGATCGACAAAACCTCTAAGCAAAAACTCAAGGTCGTAGCCTTTGCGAAAAATGCCAAATACGGCTATAGCGAGATTGGCTTTATCAGCTCGGAGACCTACACAGGCATGCGGCAAAAAACAGATCCAAGCTACCAATGGCAAGCCCAAACCCTTGTGACCAAGAAGAGCATCACTTCTAGTGATCTATCCAGCAACTTAATGGTGGCGGATAAGAAGCAAGTGATCGATAAAATCCCTGGCTACAAGGCTCAAAATCTGACGCTACGGATGATCACTTGGGTGCTGCTACTTGCTTCCTCTGCTATCCTTGGGGTCTTCTTCTATATCCTGACCCTGCAGAAGTTGAAACAGTTTGGTGTCCTAAAGGCCATTGGCATGTCCATGAGCCAGATTACCTATGTCCAACTATCCCAACTCACCATCATCTCCCTTATCGGAGTACTGCTGGGTCTTGGCCTGGCAACTATAATGGCGCCATTTTTACCCAATAGCGTCCCTTCCTTTATGACCCTGAAAGACAATCTCACCATCTCGCTTAGCTTTATCCTGACCTCTATTTTGTGTGGTGCCTTGTCCCTTGTCAAAATCAAAAAAGTAGATCCAATCGAAGTCATTGGTGGAAATGGAGAATAA
- a CDS encoding LacI family DNA-binding transcriptional regulator: MATLKDIANLADVSIATVSRVLNQDASLSVTEETRHRILTVADELGYTRHQKSGNFKKEKQQIVIIQWKSEEGELDDLYYYNIRLGIEKRAQDLDYGILRYFNDIPFRLGEEVIGVLCIGKFSRVQIVELERLDKPLVFVDSNTLNQGHPCVATEFENAVQTALSYLRKQGCQTIGLLSGEEKTTDLLESIPDPRRRAYRNYCIERSIYHPELILTGSFTAQSGYDLISSKLQSGLPLPDAYFAASDSLAIGALRAFQEAGIKVPDDIQLISFNDTSLAKQVFPPLSTITVFTEEMGRTAMDVLNKQVLSPREIPTLTMLGTKLTIRESTKNG, from the coding sequence ATGGCCACATTAAAGGATATTGCTAACCTCGCAGACGTATCCATCGCCACTGTCTCTCGTGTTCTGAACCAAGATGCCAGTCTTTCTGTAACGGAGGAAACCCGCCACAGAATTTTGACTGTTGCTGACGAACTAGGCTACACCAGACATCAGAAAAGTGGGAACTTTAAAAAGGAAAAACAGCAAATTGTCATCATCCAATGGAAAAGTGAAGAGGGAGAGCTGGACGACCTCTACTATTACAACATCCGCTTAGGCATTGAAAAAAGAGCACAGGATCTCGACTATGGGATTCTCCGCTATTTCAATGATATTCCTTTTCGATTAGGTGAGGAAGTTATTGGGGTCCTTTGTATCGGAAAGTTTAGTAGGGTTCAGATTGTCGAGTTAGAAAGGCTAGACAAACCTCTGGTTTTTGTCGATAGTAACACCCTTAACCAAGGTCACCCTTGCGTCGCGACTGAATTTGAAAATGCTGTACAGACTGCTCTTTCCTATTTACGAAAACAAGGCTGTCAAACAATTGGGCTCCTTAGCGGTGAGGAAAAAACAACTGACCTATTGGAAAGTATTCCCGATCCTCGGCGACGAGCCTATCGAAACTATTGTATTGAAAGAAGTATTTATCACCCTGAACTCATCCTCACTGGAAGTTTTACAGCTCAATCAGGCTATGACCTCATTTCCTCTAAGCTTCAGTCTGGCTTACCCTTACCAGATGCCTATTTTGCTGCGAGTGATAGTTTAGCCATTGGGGCTCTCCGGGCTTTTCAAGAGGCCGGCATTAAGGTCCCTGATGATATCCAACTCATTTCCTTTAATGATACCAGTTTAGCCAAGCAAGTCTTTCCTCCCCTCTCTACCATCACCGTTTTTACAGAAGAAATGGGACGAACCGCAATGGATGTACTAAATAAACAAGTCCTATCTCCGAGAGAAATACCAACCCTCACTATGCTAGGAACCAAGCTAACTATTAGAGAAAGTACGAAGAATGGATGA